The window GAGCCGGTCGCGCGCCGGCGCAAGCGGGAAAAAGGCCGTAACGGCGGCGTAATGCCGGCGTAATCCCGCTACTGCGCGGTGAAGCCGCCGTCGATGACCAGCTCGGCGCCGGTCATGAAGGTGGACTCGTCGGAGGCCAGGAAGAGCGCCGCGAAGGCGATCTCCCGGGGATGCGCGATCCGTCCGAGCGGGATGCCGGTCTCGAACTCCTTCCGCAGCGCGTCGGTCAGGTAGGGGGCCTGGAGCGGGGTGTCGACGATCCCGGGGTGGATGACGTTGCACCGGATCCGATCCTTGCCGAACTGGATGGCCAGTGATTTGGTGAGCGAGATGAGGGCGCCCTTGGCCGCGGTGTAGGCGTCCTGGGCCCGCGTGAAACCGACCAGCGCCGAGACCGAGCCGATGTTGATGATCGACCCTCCGCCGGACGCCCGGAGGTGCGGGATGCCGTACTTCGTCACCCAGAAGACCGACTTGAGGTTGATGGCCATGACCCGCTCCCACGAGGCATCCTCGGTCTCGAGGACGGAGCGATCGCTGTGCTTCCAGAGAACGCCGGCGTTGTTGTAGAGGATGTCGAGGGCGCCGAACCGCCGGACCGTCTCGGCCACCATCCGCTCCACGTCGGCCTCGAGGGCCACGTCGCCGACGACCGCCAGGGCCTCGCCGCCCGCCTGCTCCACGAGCGCCACCGTCTCCTCGGCCGCCGCCTTGTTGATGTCGGCGACGCCGATCCGGGCGCCGTGCCGCGCGAACAGGACGGCGGCCTCGCGGCCCATGCCCATTCCCGCGCCGGTGATGAACGCCACCTTGCCAGCGAGCCGCGGACCCAGCCCTGCCTCGTCTCTTGCCATCCCTCGCCTCCTATGTCTCGAGAGCGGCGCCGGGCCGAGAACCGAGCAGCCCTAGGTCATTTCGGGGGGGTCTCGGAAGACCCCCCCGATGCCCTCCCGTCGTGGCGGTGGCGAAGCCGCCGCGGCCAAATAGTCGGCTTCCAGCCGGCTACCCTTGGCGCGGATCAGGCGCGAAGCGGGACCGATGGCCCGGCCTCAGGCCGAACCAAGCGATGCGCGCGCCCCGGCCCACATCTCCAAGCAGCTGCATCGAACCGCCACGGGGTGCGAGGCTGGAGGAGCTCGAGCAGGAGCCCTAAGCGCTACTCGAGTCGCTCAAGCTGAGCAGGGCCGCGCTTGCTTGAGGTCAGTTCCCTACCCCTGGCGGAAGTCCC of the Candidatus Methylomirabilota bacterium genome contains:
- a CDS encoding glucose 1-dehydrogenase — protein: MARDEAGLGPRLAGKVAFITGAGMGMGREAAVLFARHGARIGVADINKAAAEETVALVEQAGGEALAVVGDVALEADVERMVAETVRRFGALDILYNNAGVLWKHSDRSVLETEDASWERVMAINLKSVFWVTKYGIPHLRASGGGSIINIGSVSALVGFTRAQDAYTAAKGALISLTKSLAIQFGKDRIRCNVIHPGIVDTPLQAPYLTDALRKEFETGIPLGRIAHPREIAFAALFLASDESTFMTGAELVIDGGFTAQ